The following proteins come from a genomic window of Pseudochaenichthys georgianus chromosome 17, fPseGeo1.2, whole genome shotgun sequence:
- the LOC139435654 gene encoding uncharacterized protein: MLKNTGRMAVRCPICNSSYRALSKHLQRNHGVRNLDERKILLLLANGRTNIRLHPCTILGCEYHGTRLDRHLARDHVELAREELHVVQNQMKMTVAKKELYELRMTNPTIEMITAWAVDTVADDDILSQPPPLSPVNECDNPDCKEWRLEANAVRAQRDIYAAEVKSLRCKLQQRIKDKRQRMDQRAGDMPAFDGEERERVILKKRPRPESTPTRLSKSKGPSCSKSPIPACSTSPIPACSTSPIPACSKSPTGSHTHSPSSSEPASIHTEASSTSPPINSPWFRGRGRGNIMRDITFPRIMEEYLQGYREHYAGIDPPVRLQENTVSKLSRVKSFLSFMAHGFNRLSDWLFLRDLKRIRGWSRSLMKSSLQVTTSDFYIKNISHFLKYMADTPCKGSRLSQTDMILIKREVVAILKSLRRKSSKANVSLMDRGTMVLALQMYACPLNGNAMSTSDVKSLPAAGQMLPVLPGA; encoded by the exons atgctcaagaatacaggtcggatggcggtccgttgtccgatctgcaatagctcctaccgtgccctgagcaagcacctacagaggaaccatggtgtgcgtaacttggatgaaagaaaaattctgctgttgttggccaacggacggaccaacattaggctccatccctgtaccattctgggatgcgagtaccacggcacaaggctggatcgccacttggccagagaccatgttgagctggcccgggaggaactacatgtggttcaaaatcaaatgaaaatgacagtggccaagaaggagctttatgaactccgaatgacaaaccccacaatagaaatgattaccgcttgggctgttgacacggtggcagacgacgatatactgtcacaacctccacccttgtccccggtgaatgaatgtgacaacccggactgcaaagaatggaggctggaggctaacgcagtgagggctcagcgggacatatatgctgctgaggtgaaatccctgcgctgcaagttgcagcagaggataaaggacaagcgacagaggatggatcagcgggccggggacatgcccgcgttcgatggggaggaacgagagcgggtcattctgaagaaacgaccccgaccagagtcgacaccaacgaggctgtccaagtcgaaaggtccctcctgcagcaagtctcccattcctgcctgcagcacgtctcccattcccgcctgcagcacgtctcccattcccgcctgcagcaagtcccccactggctctcacacccattcacccagctcctcagagcctgcatccatccataccgaggcctcgtcaacctcccctcccataaattccccctggttccggggcaggggccggggaaatataatgcgggacataacattcccacggatcatgg aggagtatctgcaaggataccgggagcattatgcaggtatcgacccaccagtgaggctccaggaaaacacagtctccaaactaagcagagtgaagtcgttcctcagtttcatggcacacggtttcaatcgcctgtctgactggctctttttgagggatctcaagaggatacgcgggtggtcccggagcctgatgaagtcaagccttcaggtcacgacctccgacttctacatcaagaatatatcacactttctcaagtacatggccgacacaccgtgcaaggggagcaggctcagccaaacggacatgattttaatcaaacgggaagtagttgccatcctgaagtccctgaggagaaaa TctagtaaggcaaatgtcagccttatggacAGAGGTACCATGGTACTTGCCCTTCAAATGTACGcgtgtccgctcaatggaaatgcgatgtcaacttCCGATGTCAAGTCCCTGCCAGCGGCTGGACAaatgttaccagtgttgccaggggcatga